Proteins from a genomic interval of Plasmodium berghei ANKA genome assembly, chromosome: 6:
- a CDS encoding 40S ribosomal protein S5, putative, protein MEATSDIKLFKKWSYEDVNIADLSLVDCIAVSQKACVYTPHTAGRYQKKRFRKALCPIVERLVNSMMMHGRNNGKKLKAIRIVAYAFEIIHLMTGENPIQVFVNAVQKGGPREDSTRIGSAGVVRRQAVDVSPLRRVNQAIYLICTGARNAAFRNIKSISECLAEEIIHCANESSSSYAIKKKDEIERVAKANR, encoded by the exons atGGAAGCAACATCTGATAtaaaactttttaaaaaatggtCCTATGAGGATGTTAACATAGCTGATTTATCATTG GTGGATTGTATTGCTGTATCTCAAAAGGCATGTGTTTATACACCACATACAGCAGGGCGTTATCAAAAGAAAAGATTTAGAAAAGCATTATGCCCAATTGTTGAAAGATTAGTAAATTCAATGATGATGCATGGAAGAAATAACggtaaaaaattaaaagctATAAGAATTGTTGCTTATGCTTTTgaaataattcatttaatgACTGGAGAAAACCCAATACAAGTTTTTGTAAATGCTGTACAAAAAGGTGGACCAAGAGAAGACTCAACAAGGATAGGATCAGCTGGTGTTGTCAGAAGACAAGCAGTTGATGTTTCTCCATTAAGAAGAGTTAATCAAGCAATCTATTTAATTTGTACTGGTGCAAGGAATGCAGCATTTAGAAATATCAAATCTATTTCAGAATGTTTAGCTGAAGAAATAATACACTGTGCTAATGAATCTTCAAGTTCTTATGCCATTAAAAAGAAAGACGAAATTGAAAGAGTTGCTAAAGCTAATCgttaa